Part of the Varibaculum massiliense genome is shown below.
AAACCGAGGTGCCACAGGTATTGGCACTGGTGGGACTAGAGGGCAAAGAAAAACGCATGCCCTATGAACTGTCTGGTGGCGAGCAACAGCGAGTTGCGATTGCCCGCGCAATGGTCAACCGTCCCGAGATTTTACTGGCCGATGAGCCCACCGGGAACCTAGATCCTAAAACGTCTCTAGGAATTATGCGGCTGCTGGATCGGATTAACCGTGCCGGTACCACCGTGGTGATGGCAACTCACGACGATGAAATCGTTGACCAGATGCGCAAACGGGTAATCGAGTTGGTAGATGGGAAAGTAGTGCGCGACCAGGATCGCGGCGTGTACGGATCGAGTCGTAGCTAGGAGAAAAAATGCGTTTGCGGTTTATTCTCGGCCGAGTATTTTCCGGTCTGGGACACAATATGGCGATGACCATTTCGGTGGTGCTAGTAACTTTCATTTCCCTACTGTTCGTAGGGGTGGGCGGTCTGGCGCAAATGCAGATTGCTGCGATGCAGAAGGAATGGTACGCCAAGGTGGAAGTGAGCGTATATATGTGCGCTCAAGATGACCAGGTGGCTAATTGCAATGGGCAGGCGGCTACTAAACGGCAGATTCAAGACGTCAAGGACGAACTGGATCGGGG
Proteins encoded:
- the ftsE gene encoding cell division ATP-binding protein FtsE, which codes for MITFDDVSMVYKRGARPALDHVSTNIERGEFVFLVGKSGSGKSTFLTMIYRENRPTHGKVTVLGKDVGRLSRWKVPKLRRQIGTVFQDFRLLENKSVQANVALAMQVIGRPRHAIKTEVPQVLALVGLEGKEKRMPYELSGGEQQRVAIARAMVNRPEILLADEPTGNLDPKTSLGIMRLLDRINRAGTTVVMATHDDEIVDQMRKRVIELVDGKVVRDQDRGVYGSSRS